In Lodderomyces elongisporus chromosome 1, complete sequence, the DNA window AAGTAACGGTACTACGAATGATGTACTATCGGCTTCGGCTCCGGCCATGGACCTGGACCTGGCGCTGGCGACACCCACAAATGCGCAAACGCAGTCAGTTGGTTCCCCCAATGAGTCCAATTTCAACTATACAACAGAAGGTAAAGCTACAATTTTAACAcccaaaaaagatgaagttTTCTATAATCCAATCCAGCAGTTCAACAGAGACATATCGACAATGTCCATTATAGCCTACGATCAAATGCGTATAGAAGCGATTAATTCGAAAGAAAAATCTGCCTCGTATAAGAAACGCAAATTACAAGGATTGACCATTCTTGAGTCTCTTGCGGCTTCGGGTCTTCGCTCTTGTCGATATGGGTTGGAGATTCCCCGCGTGCACAAAATAGTAGCCAATGACATGTCTGCCGAAGCAGTAACATCTATCGAGCGTAACATTGAGCACAATAGTTTATCAGGTAAAGTTGTTGCTAATCATGGTGACGCGATCAAATTTATGGCTTCGACGGGACAAAAATTTCACATTATTGATTTGGATCCGTATGGTACAGCATCGCCGTTTATTGATTCTGCATTACAATGTGTGGAAGATGATGGAATGTTGCTTGTAACGTGTACAGATGCTGCTGTTCTTGCAGGGAGCGGATACCCTGAAAAGTGCTTTGCACTTTACGGCGGGAATAATTTTGGAAATTCATATATTAATAGCGAGTCGAACCATGAAGTAGGAATCAGGCTTATGCTTTCGTCGATTGCCGCAACAGCTGCAAAGTATAAAAAGGCTATTGAACCGatgttgagtttgagtaTTGATTACTATTTCCGTGTTTGGGTGCGTGTTAAGAATTCTCCGATTAAAGTGAAAAACTTGGCTTCTGAAACAATGATGGCTTATGGATGTCATGGATGCGGGAACAAACATGTCCAGCCATTTGGTCTCAAAAAAGACGGTAAATTTATTTATCCCAAATTGGCATCTGGTCTCAACGACCATTGTAGGTATTGTGATGGGACGTACACCGTTGCCGGCCCAATGTATGCGGGCCCTTTACATAACGTTGACTTTATTGATCGAATACTTGATATCAATCACAAAGCTGACAAGGATGTCTATGGAACCACAGAGAGGATCAAGGGTATGCTCACATTAGCTAAAAGTGAACTTCCTGATGTTccattttttgaaaacttgAACAAAGTCGGTGCTCTTTTCAAATCGGCGCCAATATCTATTGACGAATATGCCAGAGCCGTGGGTAATTTGGGATACGATGTCAGTCTAACCCATGCAAAGAAGAATTGTATCAAGAGTAATATTCCTTGGAACCTCAATTTGGAAATATTCAAGCAATGGAATAAAAAGCAGAATGAGGCATATCTTGAGACTATGGAGAAAAGAGTTGAAGAAGGCAAGGAGCTTTCCGAGAAACTCCAAGTCAAGGTTGACAAATTGAAACAGGATATATACTATAGTCCAAACTTGAATGACAAGTCTCCGGGCGCCAATATCTTGAAAAACGATTTGGTAGGAAACAAACTGGATGGAGTTGAGGCGGTGgtgattgattttgataCTGAAAACGAAGCTAGTAAGAAAGTAGCAAAGTTGAGAAGAGTTAAAATGGTTAGGTTTCAAGAAAACCCAACCAAGAATTGGGGACCCATGGCAAGAGCAAAGTAGAAAtgtttaaagaaaaagagatcacaagaggagaaagaggagaaagaaaaaaaataaaaaagagagatagAAGTATTTCTGAATTACTGTATTGAAAGAATGACAAGTATCTTTGTATATCTAGTGGAGTATAAAGATGTATCTTGTTAGCTTGTAGCATTAACATtttaatttgttgttgtatatGTAAACCATTGGTCTTCAGTTTACAGTCCTTGTTATGTTCTCTATTGTTCTGATATctccttgttttttggtgttttgaaaatagGAAACCATAGCGACACAACCACTAGACGAAAAAAAACCTCGCCGATTTGGCACTGCATATAagtcaattttctttttttgcagaTGAAGTGCATTCTcgtaaataaaaaattggttTGGTCTATGCTGCACCTCGTGTTAACACACACTTTGAACTGTTAATTTTCCAATtgtgttctttttcatttttttcattttttttttcattactATTCCATTCTTTGATTAAAACTCAAGTTACAAGCCTTGCCATTTGGATCAGAAAACATACGAGGCATATGAGTCATGCTCAACCTTAAACAAAGGGGAACTTCAGTAAATAAAAGACTACGAGCTCATGGAATGAATTTAAACATTTATTAACTGTAAACAGAAACCACGAATATACACGCGGtaatattaatatatatatatatataaatatatatatatgtataaacaaatgatgaaaaggataaaggaaaatgaTAAATAGTCAATATTCCTATATTGTCAACGAGCAATTGACTAATCAAAACTAAAGCTGTAGCTACTTGCATAGTGTATTGGTGGTTGGAAAACGGTTGTACTTGaatattgaagaaaaaaaaaatcaaggtAGTCAATGCATGCATCATAAAACTtgataaaaacaaaacttaAAACAACAAGGCAACCATACcggcagcagcagcggcAGCAAAAGCACCTGTTCCTCCAGCACCAGTGCCTACAAATGCAGCACCAGCGTTCGAAGTAGTTTGAGTAGTAACGTTTGATGCAGTAGTATCGTTAGCAGTAGCGTTAGCAGCAGATACAACTGATGCGGAAGCGGCTAAAGCTATAATGACATTGGAAAATTGCATTTTAACTGAATATTGTGTGTTTTTAGCGAATGTGAACGGAAAAGTGAGTTTTGACAAATGGACAAGATAAATCCTAGTGTTGATCAGATTAAACTGGAGAAGATGGAGACAAGTAGAacgtcaaaaaaaaaataaagaaaaagggcaAAGGGCAAAGGACAATGAAATATGAAATATgaataatgaaaaatgaaaaattgaataagAAAGCAGGAAGAGAAAACAGTAGCAAGAGGAAGGATAAAAcatctttctctctttctgtttttgtagaGATTTTTCGtgatatatttatattatttgcaaaaataaCATATGAACACGGCTGAGTGAGACAGGAACCTTTCtatacttttgtttttttgctttccttCCTTGTTGTatactttcttctttttccagaTTGAATGTACATACCCTAAATTACTTCTCAATCTGTTTCAATATCCCTTTCCTCTATCTATTCCTTATTATTGTCATTTACAAATATTccaaaatagaataattagtaaaaaaaaaaaagaagaagaacagaaGAAATGAAGGAAAGTTTGCTGAACGACATCAAAATGCACAAAGATAAATAAAGCGTCGTTATTATGCACCATTACTTGGCTTTgcggttttttttttccttattcATTCTTCAATCTTATTTGCTTCAAGCAATGAAAAATTAGGGAAACTGGAAGGTTTTAATGAGAGACAAGAAACCAAGAAGGAGATGTTATAGAAGATAGGAGTTGAATTGCAAATAATTATAAACTTTACCACACGATAAGTTGAAACAATTGAATTATTTGTTAAAGCGAATGACTGGTTTCGGTTACGCATTGTCCGATTGGTAGGTTTTACGGGCACAAAGAAGATTAGAAAACAATATGTCTCAAGTAATGAATTAACAATAAGTgaaaaaagagggaaaaacTTTGGTAAAcatgaaaaattttttaatcaaGAACCGAAAAGGAAGGCGGGATGATAGGAGAGAGAGGGGGGGGTGGGTCGGTAAAGTAAATAAAGTGGAGTTGATaaacttttcatttcctgAAAATCACTCATTGATATGGCTTGTTAAATGCTAAGAAATTTTATATGAAAAGTCACCAAAGTCAATCAGAGTCGATAAAAAATTCTTTGTTGGTAGATACTGTACTGTTGGCAAACACGTGCGGTATGGGGTACGATAACTTTGATTATCAACGCCTCATAATACTCAGGATTAAGGCTGTGTTATAATtcaattttgcttttcaaaacataaaaaaaaatacaaatacagaaacaaataacaaataacaaaaaagcaaaaaaacgAAAGCATGGTAATGAGAATGGTcctgttcttttctttcttgtccATCAAaagtttccttttcttttcggtTTTATGGTGAGTGTGTCGCGGTCCAGTTAAGTTTGTGCAACGTAACTGTGATAACTCACTTTTGTATGTAATAGATGAGTCGAGGTTCTGTTTTCATTTCggcttttaattttttttttgttttctggAAAGTTTATCAATCAATTCAACTAAATAAGCAAAACGTGTGTATTGGACCTTATCTTGATATGCTAATAATTTTTGCTCTTTGACATTGAATCTCAcgtgttttattttaaagTTTGTTAAATTGTTCCTAGTGTACAAGTATAGGAAGGAATAAGTGATCCATCCGAATGCATACAAATGTACATATACAAACAGACAAAGGCTTAACATAACTACCTAGTCACTTCACTGCCTTTACCATACCTCTGAAAAGGCATATTGAATGAAAATACCATATGGCTCTTGTATTAATGTTTTGTGTTCAAATAGTTCAGCATATCAACACAGGAAGCAGCTATCAAAATTATTGATAAAAAGGTGTTTAAAATAATGCAAGCTCAaatgttgttcttgttccaGAAGAGATAATTTCCTTTACCTTTTGGGATAAACATCACAAATGGTTCAAAACATATCTGATTATGAATAGTTGTGAagcttaaaaaaaaggattgaaaccaaaaccaaaagaaacccagaaaagaaaaatagaacatGAGCCGCAAACGCGATAGTTTGAGAATATTTTCGAAATAGTTAGCCAACCCTTCCCCCACCTTCACCTACCTAACCCCTTCCCTCCTTCAAAGAagctcaaaaaaaaaagtttgtttCAACCGGAGATACTTCTGGATACTTCCTGATCTAACTAGAAACAGATTAGTATATCAATTTTAGCCAACAATACTTATTATCTTACTACTCATGTAATACACTGGTACACGGCAAATCTTAtttcaaaaaccaaattacggaaaaaaacaaaaaagaaagacaataaacaaatggataaataaaatcaaGAAAGGAAACATTAAGGAGAAAAGTTGGTAAtaaggtaaaaaaaaaggtaaaataAAGCTAATAGAGAGTAACTgtatcaaaagaaaaaaaaaacatttgcTGCTTTTCAAAATGATTGTTAACCAACACAAGGAAACCCTTAAACGACTAAGTTCAAAAGTCATTAATAACCTTTACTTACTAAGCGGAGCTCCCAATCCACGTGCAGTTAACAAAGTTTCCAAAATTGAGTCCTTTTTGTCCCAATACCACTTGTATGCTatacaatttcaaaatttgcataaacaaaacacacTTGGCATTGATGTTGGGTTCAAGAATTTTTCTTATTGCAAAACTACCGGCAAAGAGTTTCCACTAGAAATCACCAAATGGGAGAAATTACAACTTTACCAAAAGTTTGGTACTGATTACCAAAATATACTCCAGGAGAATTCCATACTTGATAAACAACGATACAACTGTCATATTGCAAACAAATTAGTTTCATATTTAAACCTTGAATCATGCAATGTGAAAATCATGGAGGTGCAAAGAACAAGGTCTGGAGGGAACCTGGCAACACTTCCCATTGTGCAAGATAACCGTGATTTGGAACGAGCCATATTTGGCAAAGTTTATCCCGGGATTCTTTTCCCAGTAGAGGTCAACAAAATGATCAATTACTGGGTTTATGCACATGTCAACCAGGagtcaaagaagaaattgactcaatacagaaaaaaatggcGCGCTGAACTCGTTTTGAGTTGGTATGGAAAACTATACACGTTACCGGGGTTTAAAGAACAACATTTGACGAAAAAGGGCTTATTGGAATTTTTGGATTTAGATGCGCGTGAAAAGATTGATGATCTAATAGACTCATTGCTTTACAACTTATACATAAACTCGACATTTAGTAATTTGAAAGAGTTTGGAAAATGTTTGCATGAAGGAAACAATGATTTAACTGGTGTTGTGGAGAAAAGGTTACGATTTCATCGTGACCTACTACAACCTATTTATGACAAATATGAGTTGAAATGGAAAGAtgtaaattgaaaattacaAAGTTACACGTAATAGTAAAGAAACTAGAATATTACATacattgaaaagaaatacgATAAATACAGAAAATGTGTATTAATGGTCTTTAAACCATCTTTATAAAATTTAGATTttatcaattttgttttttttatttaaagaaaaaacaattttacATACACAGACACCAGCTACTACATTGGAGTAGAATGTTCTGCTCTGCGTTAGCCATTGGTAATATAAAACtgcaaaatgaaaaataaacacaatcaaaagagaagaacttgtaaaaaagattttttgcatcaaaaaaatacagTTAGTCTACAATGGTGTTTGAAATAAAGGACAAActcaagagaaaaaaaatgtattcATACAACGAGATTCTTTTCCATGCAACTATAACCAACTCTATATTATattttgtgtttcttttgggATTTTTATCCTTTGTTGACGATGtgatgaagaaggtgaTAACCCCAACTCGTTATCATTGTCATCTGCTTCAAAGATCAATTCCTCATTGCCTTCGTCGTCTGTCTTGAACTCGATAGAGTCAAGACTCTTGGTATCCAGGATAGGGCTCAATGTCTCTTTTACTTCATTCACGAATTCACCAACTTTactctttgttttgaattctttaactttatttttcccaccatcaccaccgtTGTCTTTATCGTGAACATCTTCATCGtgatcatcatcatcttcatcatcttcatcgtcatcttcatcatcatcttcatcatcgtcatcgtcatcctcatcatccccttcatcgtcttcatcttctAAATCATCTTCCCcatcctcctcctcctcctcatcatcatcatcctcttcCTCGTCTTCTTCAACCAAATCATCTTCTGCCTCATCAAGTCTTTTCCTTTCGGCCTTGATTGCAAGTACTTTTCGTCTCAATATATCTACAATATCCGTCCACTCTCTCATTCCTCCCATTCCTATATCGCCACACACCAATATCTTTTCAACTGGCTTCAACACATCAATTCCAAATTCAGGTGAACTAATAATCGCCAATTGCTTAGCCGTGATTGGATGGGTATACATAAATGTATTCATTGCAGGCGCTACAATAAGTGGTTTTTTAACCTGCTGTGACGTTGTAGTGGGCGACCATGACCTCGCAATCGAAGTTAAAAGGTTATCAGCAATACCATTTGAAATCTTGGCAAGCGTGTTTGCTGATAATGGCGCAATCAACATTATATCGGCCCATTTACGTAACTCGTTATGGAGAATCAATTTTTCGTATGGGTTTTTAGGTTTTTTCCCAACAACAGAAAGATTTTGATTCGTTGAAGCCGTAgtacttgttgttgtggcgTATGTTTCGCTATAGTTTGTCCATTCATCCTCATCTCTCCATATTTTCACGTCGGCATTGATTTTGGAACCACGAAGGAAATGGCTGGCAGCTTTGGTAACAACAAGCTGGATTGCAATTTTGGTACCAAaaatctgaaacaacttgtcAATGATTAATGGGACTTTTATTGTGGCGACAGAACCCGTGCAAGCTAATAATATATGGAATTTGCCATCATCTTCCTTGGACAAATATTCTTGAAAAGGGACTGGCGGACCAACGGGAGATGAGACTATTGTCTTGGCGGCTCTTTTGAGGGAGCCTCTCCTTGAGGAATTCGTACTACCAGGACGACTGATATTGATTGGTACTACTGTTGAGTTGATATTAGTAGAGCTACTTTGTGGAGAAAATACAGATACACCACTAGGGATTCTTTCAAATGGAGGTGGGCTTGGTGAATTGAGTGTTCTTCCAGAGTGCAAGTCAAAACTGGCATTTCCACGTGGTAATGTGGACCCAATTGCTGCATTAGAGACCAAGTCTCTCGCATCACGGCCATCACGTCCGTCATACAGATCACGTGGATCACGAGCATCACGAGCATCGCCACTATTAGAATGGGATACTAGTGCTGAACCGTAGTTGGAAGAGGATGATTTCTGATTATTATTgccaaaaaataatatattcTCACCGCTGCCATTAACTTTTTTCCTATTCAACGATGTCTGGCGCGATGGCACGTTTGAAGATGGTTGTTGAATGGGCGTTTGTGAAGAAACTGGCTGGTGAGGAAAGTTGGGGTCATTGGATTTATATTCATTACCATTTTGTGTAGGGATGTTTGTTGAAGACGGTTGAGACGAAATGGTAAATCGACGAAGCCTTTCTTGAGAATCAACTTCGCTGAATGAAACACTAGGATGCCTCAATGGTATATTTGGGCGATTAGATGCAGATGCAGTAGTAGCGCTGTTGGCAGTGGTGGTTAATGGTGGCggagaagatgatgatccTATTTCCGAATGTATCAGCTGAGGTGGGGATTGTATGCTCGAAGGAAGGTTGGTTCTGGACAGGCTGTTATTGGTCAATATTTTTGGAGGTGTATCGGTAGCATCATTAATTGCCGTACGAAACGAGGGCATTCTCTTATTCTGGATGATCGAGGGTGTGGGTGAAGATGAGTGCTGCACCGGTGACGATTGACTCAAGGTTTGAGCTTTGGGAGGGAGGAGTCCATCGTGAAGCTGTAGTGGCGATGAGGTTGCTGAATTCTCCGAGCGGGTTACAGCTGTGTGCGGTTTTCCTTTCTCTGCAGAAGTAGGTGGTGGAGGTGTcgttttcttgtttgtaTCATTTGATGGAGTGTTAGTGCTTCTAGTGATAGAGTTCATCatgtgtttcttttctttttttttggggggggggggggggggggattTTTCAGTAATCTATGTGTCTAACAGAACAGTACTTTATatagtggtggtgcttCTGATGGGTGGTGTAAATATTGAAGGTAATAgtcaaaataaacaaaaaaaaaagattgaatGCTTTTGGCGGAAAGCGGGAAGTGGAGGGTAAGGCAGAGAAGAAGTATACAAGTAAAGAACTGGGATATAATTATTAGAATGAATGGCCTCTAAGTTGGATCCTTACCAGCGCAAGcatacaaacatacaaGCATACAAATACTCAACCAAccataaacaaaaaaattacatttATATAAAGCGAGTAGTTTTCGTGGGGATCAGGATCTGCGTGCATCTttggtaatttttttttttgtctccCTTTGGATCCTCGCACCTTTTGGTGGCTGTGAAAACCTTCCAGTTGCTCTTTCTGAAtaaaaattcttttttttttatttaattgtttttaattgttttttactCTGTTCCGTCTTTGTGCAAGACATGGAAAGGGGGTTGGTGCTACTCCAACTGTTTATAGCATTTCAAAAGTAGAATAGGAAACTTGACTCAGAGATTAGTTGCTTACGACTTGTAGTCAATAGCATTGCATGTTGGCAATATGATGTTATAGTTAAATAGtttggcttttttttttttctttttttttttttttttcttttgctttttgaattttccCATTTTCAAACTGTCGCacatttttcgtctttAGTATCATGGACAACAAAAGTAACGTGTCCACGATTAGCCCTGTAATTGTAAGCAGAGGTTTTAAAGAGCAGACCTTGAAGCCTACTATCCCATTTAtatctttctctctctctctctccggCCACCCAGGcacccacacacacacacacatttatCAAAGCATTATGAACATTCGTCAACAATTGACGCAGCTATTGACTTTGGGCTATGTTTTTGCCTCGGCGTTCATGCTATGGAAGACATTGTCGGTAGTCGCAAATCTGCACTCAcccattgttgttgtgttaTCGGGATCGATGGAGCCTGCGTTTCAAAGAGGAGATATCTTATTCTTGTGGAACAGagatgaaaaacaaaaggtgGGCGATATAGTCGTTTATGAGATTGAGGGAAAGACCATTCCCATAGTGCATAGAGTGTTAAGGGAACACCATAATCTGGAGAAACAATTGCTATTGACAAAGGGTGATAACAATGCTGTTGACGATTTGTCATTGTATGCTAAGAAGCAAAGCTATTTGAATAGAAAGAATGACTTGGTGGGTACTGTTAAAGGGTATCTTCCATTTATTGGCTATGTGACAATCTTGATCAGTGAAAATCAGTATTTCAAGTTTGGTCTTCTCGGCTTACTCGGTCTTTCTTCACTATTTAGCAATGAGTAGCTTTCTGAAATTCAGATTAGAATAAAATTACATGAAACTATATTGATATATATGAACTGTAGTTGAACTGTGACTGAATGGGTGAACTGAATTGAATTGAGGGGTGCTATACTAGTAAAGTAACGCCCTTGTTTCTGAATAGCCAatactttctcttttcttcaatttgtttttctttgcccAATTCTTTTGCCTCTAGTCAGTAATAAGTTTTTCACATCCCACCAATGGTCATgattgttttcttgtttaCAAATGATAATGACTATATTTTATAAACTTTGCTTTTAATTTCAAGTATTCAAAACAGGTGACAAAAGAAATGTCTTTGTAATTATTTACATACACTATATATAAAGAGAAGATTATATATGTATCACGTGATATATAATACACTTTAACTATATcattcaacaattgttctcattattttttttctccaactatttggttgcaaaaagagaccaaaatagaaagaaaaaaaaagcaaaagtaaGAACGGAAGAAATACAGGAGTTGAGCAAATGTGTTCAATAATGATgttcaacaaatttttgtaaaatGTCTTTAAtcctttttggtttctttagTTATTGGAAAGAGTGTTTGTTTCTAGacaaaaaggaacaacTGAAtgtcttttatttatttttacctatttttgatttggttTTCACCGATATTTGTTTGCGCTAGTCAATGCTGCTCCTTTTAAAAggtattgttttttgtagGTTATAAGACAACGAACAAAAAAATcctaatttcaatttcatcattCTTTTATGCAAACATGTGATTGACACTTACTGATTAGAGTAACAttgaaaagaggaaagaagaagaagaagaagataatgGCTGAGCTTTCGTTTgcatctttatctttttttctttggcccgggtgttgtttttttggtgcTCAAAAAGTGCCTACCGAAACATACATAGAGGCACATaatctctttctctttctcttattCGCAAGAACATGCAAGCACAATCTTTCACTGCAACAGCCAGATTGGCCATACTTGATTTGTACATGAAAATGCAGATAAGAAGTTTAGTTAATTCAAGTGTTCCTTTCTCTACTTACTCTTCTTAAGTTTACTTTTATTCCAATATTGTTTTGTACATAAACCCAAACTGTTCTTTAGTTATATTCGAACCTTGTGTTTATTACTAAGAGGGTTGAAGTTGTAAAGTTAAAGAAATTGTCCtgtgattttttttttatcccCTTGTTATTTTTGTGCGTGACAACATTTTTGCAGTGACAATTACCATAATAATAGTTATagcaaccacaaccacaaccattACCACAACAACCGATGAGACGAAGATAAGGAGTACAAGCAGACGGTTgcaacttgaaacttcacATGAATCAAAGTTGAGGAGTCCCCCCCACCCCACCTTTCACACCCTCTCACCGCCAACTGGATGATCAGAATGTTAAGGGGCTTTGTAATCAGTCACCCATCACCTACTGCCGATATTCATCAAGATGCACTAGATCTTATCTACCAGACAACAATATTCTCGATAACAATACGTCCCTTTCCACACATTTATCCCTTTACTCCTTATCACATACTTAGCAATGGTTAAAACAATTAAGCAAAtagaaacaataaaaataaataaataaataaaaatacccaccaccaccaccaccacaacaacaaaagacaaaagacaaaaggcAGAGCTATCCATATCTGAGCTTATCTAAAAATCTATTAAAGTAAATTTtgattaatttttcttttcttttctttctttctttctttctatttttttttttgttttgaacaACATCGTCTAGAACAACCAAAAGAGTACGAAACAAACAGAAAGAAACCAAAGTATGATCCCTACAGACAAGTTACTATGTTTGACATCAACCTATTCAAACGATTTCCAAATGAGATAATCAAGCAGATCTTAGATCACGATTGCTTATCATTCGATGATgtctatatttttttgttcaacaaATCGACACACCAAGCAGCACAatacatcatcaacaatcgATGCTTGGCTCACGTTTGCATCGGTAGGCGCAAGAACTATGAGAGTGTAATCACATCCACATACGACAATGAAATAACGCGTGGTCCTCATTACTGGCACATCCACCACAATTTCCATTCAAAGCAAGTATTTGCACAGTGGGTGAAGAACCATAACAACTTGAACAATTATGCAATCCAAATATTTATAGACCAATACCCAGCAGAAGAATTAAATGCCCTCAGATTGTTACAACACAAGAACCTCAAGATTTATCTCAACTGGGAAGATGATGACCTCAACACAGTTCAGAAATTTAATACCGTTGTATGGCCCAGGCTTACCgaaatttttgatttggtAAATAATAGAGTCAAAATGGTTTTGGAATATGAAAACGTTGTTGACGAATCAATGACTTTTGATTTAACCAATCTACAATCTTTTGAATGGAGATACTATTATTCCATAGGAGAGACTATTGAAATCACTTCGTCAACGGATCCAACGCAAAACACCATTGAGCAAATCTCTATAAACAGCTCAAACAGTATACCATTGTCTGTCAAATTTACACCTCCGTTTCCAAACTTAATTGAGCTCAAAATCAAGGCGCCTCTTGAACATCCTAATCAGTCATTGCAAGTGTTGCATCATTGTCTGCGGTTGCAAAAATTATGCCTTGAAAGAGCATACCACGGCACAATAcaaaattttctttgcaaTA includes these proteins:
- the CCE1 gene encoding cruciform cutting endonuclease produces the protein MIVNQHKETLKRLSSKVINNLYLLSGAPNPRAVNKVSKIESFLSQYHLYAIQFQNLHKQNTLGIDVGFKNFSYCKTTGKEFPLEITKWEKLQLYQKFGTDYQNILQENSILDKQRYNCHIANKLVSYLNLESCNVKIMEVQRTRSGGNSATLPIVQDNRDLERAIFGKVYPGILFPVEVNKMINYWVYAHVNQESKKKLTQYRKKWRAELVLSWYGKLYTLPGFKEQHLTKKGLLEFLDLDAREKIDDLIDSLLYNLYINSTFSNLKEFGKCLHEGNNDLTGVVEKRLRFHRDLLQPIYDKYELKWKDVN
- the TRM1 gene encoding RNA methyltransferase tRNA(m5U54)methyltransferase (BUSCO:EOG09261H5E) encodes the protein MDSDSASATPTNAQTQSVGSPNESNFNYTTEGKATILTPKKDEVFYNPIQQFNRDISTMSIIAYDQMRIEAINSKEKSASYKKRKLQGLTILESLAASGLRSCRYGLEIPRVHKIVANDMSAEAVTSIERNIEHNSLSGKVVANHGDAIKFMASTGQKFHIIDLDPYGTASPFIDSALQCVEDDGMLLVTCTDAAVLAGSGYPEKCFALYGGNNFGNSYINSESNHEVGIRLMLSSIAATAAKYKKAIEPMLSLSIDYYFRVWVRVKNSPIKVKNLASETMMAYGCHGCGNKHVQPFGLKKDGKFIYPKLASGLNDHCRYCDGTYTVAGPMYAGPLHNVDFIDRILDINHKADKDVYGTTERIKGMLTLAKSELPDVPFFENLNKVGALFKSAPISIDEYARAVGNLGYDVSLTHAKKNCIKSNIPWNLNLEIFKQWNKKQNEAYLETMEKRVEEGKELSEKLQVKVDKLKQDIYYSPNLNDKSPGANILKNDLVGNKSDGVEAVVIDFDTENEASKKVAKLRRVKMVRFQENPTKNWGPMARAK
- the SEC11 gene encoding Signal peptidase complex catalytic subunit (MEROPS:MER0000602); this translates as MNIRQQLTQLLTLGYVFASAFMLWKTLSVVANSHSPIVVVLSGSMEPAFQRGDILFLWNRDEKQKVGDIVVYEIEGKTIPIVHRVLREHHNSEKQLLLTKGDNNAVDDLSLYAKKQSYLNRKNDLVGTVKGYLPFIGYVTILISENQYFKFGLLGLLGLSSLFSNE